TTCGCCGCACCGCAGTAGCAGGCATATTCGGCCTTGAGCTTGGCCGTGTAGCGCTCCTCCACCATCAGGCCATAGTCGTAGTTCAGTTCCTCGCCTGCGGCAATATTGCGCAGTGCAATGATGTAGATGCGACCGTCGATCTCGTCGGTGTAGCAGTTGGGATCGCAGCTGTGATTGATCCAGCGCGAGGAATTGCCCTTGTGCGTGGCGTCGATCACACGCTCATCATCGACCTGAAAATAAAAAGTGTGATTGGGCTGGCTGGGATCATGCGGATGACGGTCCTGCGCCTCCTGCCAGTCGATCACCTCACCCACGTACTCAATAAGGGCTTCGCCTTGCGCAATATCCTGCGCGGCGAAAACGCCTTTGCCGTGCACGCCGGAGCGCCGGGTCTGGATACGGCGGCCTGTGGAAGAGGCCAGTGATGTGCGGGGCATGTTTTCTCTGATACTTTGAATATGCACACATGTGCGCATGCGCGCGCGTGAGAAGCGAATTGTATGGGCCTGAGTTTCGATTCGGGTTCAGGTGGTTAATGACGACGAGAACACACAATGACTAAAACCCTGGTGATTGCAGAAAAGCCTTCTGTCGCACAGGACATCGTCCGTGCGCTGACCCCGGTGGCAGGCAAGTTTGAAAAACACGATGACTATTTCGAATCCGACAGCTATGTGGTGACCAGTGCGGTCGGCCACCTGGTGGAAATTCAGGCGCCCGAAGAATTCGACGTCAAGCGCGGGAAATGGAGTTTTGCCAATCTGCCGGTCATCCCCCCGCGCTTTGACCTCAAGCCCGTGGACAAGACCAAGACCCGACTGAACGCCGTGGTCAAGCAGGCCAAGCGCAAGGATGTGACCGAACTCATCAACGCCTGTGACGCGGGCCGCGAGGGTGAGCTGATCTTCCGCCTGATCGAGCAATACGCGGGCGGTGCCAAGGGCGGTCTGGGCAAGCCGGTCAAGCGACTGTGGTTGCAATCCATGACGCCGCAGGCGATTCGTGACGGCTTCAACAATCTGCGCAGCGATGCCCAGATGCAAGGCCTGGCCAGCGCCGCGCGCAGCCGCTCCGAAGCCGACTGGCTGGTGGGCATCAACGGCACGCGTGCCATGACGGCCTTCAACTCGCGCGACGGCGGTTTCTTCCTGACCACCGTGGGTCGCGTGCAGACGCCCACCCTGTCCCTGGTGGTGGAGCGCGAGGAAAAGATCCGCCAGTTCGTCAGCCGCGACTACTGGGAAGTGCACGGCACTTTCGACGCCCAGGCCGGCCAGTACCTGGGCAAGTGGTTCAACCCGCAGTGGAAGAAATCGGACGATGCCGAGGCCAAGGCCGACCGCCTGTGGAACAAGGCCGAGGCCGAAGCGATTGCCGCCGCCGTCCAGGGCAAGCCGGCCACCGTCACCGAGGAAAGCAAGCCCACCACGCAGGCCTCGCCCCTGCTGTTCGACCTGACCAGCCTGCAGCGCGAAGCCAACGGCAAGTTCGGCTTCTCGGCCAAGACCACGCTGGCGCTGGCGCAAAGCCTGTACGAACGCCACAAGGCCCTGACCTATCCGCGTACCGACTCGCGCGCCCTGCCCGAAGACTATCTGCCCGTGGCGCGCCAGACCTTCGACATGCTGGCCACCAGCGGCATGCGCCATCTGGCGCCTTTTGCCCAGCAGGCCATCAACGACAACTACATCCGCCCCACCAAGCGCGTGTTCGACAACAGCAAGGTGTCGGATCACTTTGCCATCATTCCGACCACCCAGGCTCCTTCCGGCCTGTCGGAAGCCGAACAGAAGCTGTACGACCTGGTCGTGCGCCGCTTCATGGCCGTGTTCTTCCCCAGCGCCGAATACCAGGTCACCACGCGCATCAGCAAGGTCGAGCAGCACAGCTTCAAGACCGAGGGCAAGGTGCTGGTCAAGCCGGGCTGGCTGGCCATCTACGGCAAGGAAGCCGCCAACGAGGTGGAGGATGCCAAGGAAGGCGACAAGGGCCAGCCCCTGGTTGCCGTGAAGCCCGGCGAGCAGCCGCGCACCCACCACGCCGATGTCAAGGGCCTCAAGACCAAGCCGCCGGCACGCTACTCCGAAGCGACGCTGCTGGGTGCCATGGAAAGCGCCGGCAAGCAGATCGACGACGACGAGCTGCGCGAAGCCATGCAGGAAAAAGGCCTGGGCACGCCAGCCACGCGCGCGGCCATCATCGAAGGCCTGCTGACGGAAAAGTACATGCTGCGCGAAGGCCGCGAGCTGATCCCCACAGCCAAGGCCTTCCAGCTGATGACGCTGCTGCGCGGCCTGGAAGTCGAGGAACTGTGCCGCGCCGACCTGACCGGCGAATGGGAATTCAAGCTGTCGCAGATGGAAAAAGGCCAGCTCTCGCGCGAAGCCTTCATGCAGCAGATCCAGGCCATGACCGAGAAGCTGGTCAAGAAGGCCAAGGAATACGACCGCGACACCATTCCCGGTGACTACGCGACGCTTTCCACGCCCTGCCCCAACTGCGGCGGCGTGGTCAAGGAAAACTACCGCCGCTACGCCTGCACGGGTGCCAATGGAGCCAGCGAAGGCTGCGGCTTCTCGTTCACCAAGTCCCCTGCCGGCCGCACCTTCGAGACGGCCGAGGCCGAGCAGCTGCTGCGCGAGCGCCGTATCGGCCCGCTGGAAGGCTTCCGCTCCAAGGCCGGCTGGCCGTTTGTGGCCGAAGTCGCCATCGTGCGTGACGAGGAAAACAGCAACTTCAAGCTGGAATTCGACTTCGGTGACGACAAGGATTCCGAGGACACGGGCGAGATCGTGGACTTTGCCCACCAGCAAAGCCTGGGCCCCTGCCCCAAGTGCGGCTCGCCTGTCTTCGAGCATGGCGCCAACTATGTCTGCTCCAAGGCCGTGCCCACGCTGGCCCAGACCACGCCCAGCTGCGACTTCAAGAGCGGCCAGATCATCCTGCAGCAGCCCATCGAACGCGAGCAGATGAGCAAGCTGCTGCAGACCGGCAAGACCGACCTGCTGGAGAAGTTCGTCTCCAACCGCACGCGCCGCAACTTCAAGGCCTTCCTGGTCTGGGATGGTGCGGCAGGCAAGGTGAACTTCGAGTTCGAGCAGCGCGAAAGCAAGTACCCGGCACGCAAGACGGCTGGTGCAGCGGCGGCCAAGACCACGACCGCTGCCGCCAAGAAGACAGGCACGGCTGCCAAGAAGACCGCCGCCAAGACAGCGACCAGGGCGACGACCAAGACCGCTGCGGTGAAGAAGCCCCGCACCGTGAGCGCCACGCTCAAGCCCAGCGCCGATCTGGCCGCCGTGATCGGCAGCGAGCCCACCTCGCGCCCCGACGTGATCAAGAAGCTCTGGGACTACATCAAGGCCAACGGCCTGCAGGATGCCAAGGACAAGCGCGCCATCAACGCCGACGCCAAGCTCAAGCCGGTGTTCGGCAAGGAGCAGATCAGCATGTTCGAGCTGGCAGGCATTGTGGGCAAGCATGTGAGCTGATCGCCAGCCCTGCCCCGCCAACCCACAGAGACCGCCACGGCTTGCCGCTGGCGGTCTTTTTCATTTCAGGCAGCGCAGCGCAAGGCGTTCAGATAGCCGGATATGGCCGTGTTGGCGCGCTGGCGCAGCAGATCCAGATCCGGGACGCTGTCCGTGGCCAGATAGCTGTGGTTGAGCAGACCGTACAGAATGCACTGGCTCACCCGTGCTGCATCGCGCACCGGGTAGTCCGGGGGCAGGTCGGCTGCCTGCTCTATGGCAGCGGCCCAGGCGTCCACAAAGCGCTCGAACATCTTCCGGTAGGCCTGCGAAGTGGAGTAGTGACGCTCCAGCAGATAGTGGGCCCCCCATTCATCTGCCCGCTCACGATGCGCCTGCAGCTGTGACTCGACCACTGCCTCGGCAATCTGCATCAGCGGCTGGCCCGCATGGCTGCTGGTCACGCCGCGAATGCCCAGCAGCAGTGACTTGGAGCGCAGATGCAGGCACACCTTGGCCAGGTCTTCCTTGCCCGAAAAATATTCGTAGAAACTGCCCAGCCCGGTGCCCGCCACCAGGACGATCTCGCGCACGGTGATTTGCGCGTAGCTGCGCTCAAGCAAAAGCCGAACAAAGGCGTCCTGCAAGGCTTGAAACGTATGCCGTGCACGAGACTGCAAAGGGCGGCGACGCCCTGCTGTCGCGGAGGAAGGGGTGTGTGGTTTCCTGCTGGCCAAATCCGAACACCTTTTTTGCACGGGTTTCTAGAATTTTCCACAGAGACCTCGATGCCGATGTGCACGGTAACCCGGTGGATAGGAAATTCTCATCGAAGACGGAGACAAGCATGCCCCCTCTCACTCCCATCTGCCTGGCGGCAGTGGCACTGGTCTGCATTTCGGCGGCTCACGCACAGCCTGCCACGGTAGTGAAGATTGCCTCGCTGGATGCCATGAGCGGCCCCATGGCGGGGCTGGGCCTGAATGTGCTCAAGAGCTTCCAGTACAGCGCCAAGCTTGCCAACGAGCAAGGCTGGGCGGGGGCCGTAAGGTTCGAGATCGTGCCCTTTGACAACCGCCTTTCCGCACAGGAGGCGCTGAGCCAGCTCAACTCCATCATCGGACAGAACATCCACTATGTGGTGCAGGGCGCCAGCTCCTCGGCCGTGGGCCTGGCGCTGCAGGAGGCCATCGAAAAGCACAACAGCCGCAACCCCGGCAAGGAAATCATCTATCTGAACTATGCGGCCCAGGCGCCGCAGATGACCAACGCCAAGTGCAGCTACTGGCATTTCCGCACCGATGCAAATTCGGACATGAAGGTGGCCGCGCTGACCTCCTACCTGGCCGGGCAAAAGCAGGTCAAGCAGGTCTTTCTGCTCAACCCCAACTATGCCTACGGCCAGGAAGTCTCGCGTGCCGCACGCAGCATGCTGGAGGCCAAGCGCCCCGACCTGAAGATCGTGGGCGATGACTTCCACCCTCTCGGGCAGGTCAAGGATTACTCGCCCTATATCGCCAAGATCAAGCAATCCGGAGCCGATGCCGTCATCACTGCGGACTTCGGCGCCGACCTGGCGCTGATCGTGCGGGCCGCGCGCGAAGCGGGTCTGGACACGGACTTCTACACCCTCAACGGCAACAACTTCGGCGTGCCCAGCGCCATGGGGGCAGCAGGACAGGGGCGGGTCAAGCTGGTTTCGGCCTTCAGCCCCAACTCCCAGCCTCTGGTCGGCGATTCGCTGCTGCCGGGCTTCAAGCGCCAGTTCAACGAGGACTTCATCAACGGCCTGGGCCACAACGCCCTGCTGATGCTGGCCCAGGGCATACGCGAGGCCAAGTCCGTGGAACCTGCCGCGGTGGCGGCCAGGATGTCGGGCATGCGCTTCGACGGCATCAACGGCCCCGTGGAAATGCGCAAGAGCGATCACCAGGCCCAGCAACCCATCCATGTACTGAGCTGGGAACAGGTGGACGGCAGGGCCGTGGTGCATGACCAGGAAGGCACAGGCCTGGGATGGAAACCCGTCAGCACGGTTTCTGCCCGGGCGGCCGCCCTGGACACCAGCTGCAAGATGAGGCGGCCCTCCTGACTCCGCCTTCTGGCGGGCCCTTCCCGCCTGCCGGACATCTCGTAGAAATCACAAAGCCCTGCGCCCTGCTGCAGGCAGGGTCACATAGAAAGGAAGAGACACCATGACCGGCATTCATCCTCATAACCAGGCCCCGGAGCTCAAGGACTACAACGTCTTCACCAGTGACCCGGTGCTGCAGCGTGCCGTGGCACGCGGCGGCGCGCAATGGCGCGAGCCGGAGCTGCAACGCCAGGGTGCGGAATATGGCGCCGAAGCCACGCTGCGCGCTGCCGAAGACGCCAACCATTTCGAGCCCGAGTTGCACACGCATTCCCCGACAGGCGACCGTATCGACCAGGTGCGCTTTCACCCCGCATGGCATCAAATGATGACGATTGCCCGGCGCAACGGCATCTGCAACCTGCCCTTCACCGACGCGCGGCAGACGGCCTGGCCGGCCTATGGCGCATCGCTGTTCATGCACAGCCAGATCGAGTCCGGCTCGGGCTGCCCGACCACCATGACCAAGGCCAGCATTCCGCTGGTGCGTCTCAACCCCCAGCTCCATGCGGTGCTGGGGCCGCTGCTTGCGTCCACCGATTACGACGCGCGTGACATCCCCGCCGAGGGCAAGCGTTCCATCACCGTGGGCATGGGCATGACGGAGCGCCAGGGCGGCAGCGATGTGCGCAGCAACACCACGCGTGCCGTGGCCCTGAACCCATCGGGCAGCCTCGGCCCCTGGGGCGAGGAATATCTGATCACCGGCCACAAATGGTTCTTCTCGGCCCCCATGTGCGATGGGCATCTGGTGCTGGCCAAGACCGAGGAGCGCGGTCCCACCTGCTTTTTCGTGCCACGCTGGCGACCCGACGGCCGCAAGAACGCCATCCATATCCAGCGCCTCAAGGACAAGGTGGGCAACCGCTCCAACAGCAGCAGCGAAGTGGAGTTCGACAACGCCTGGGGCGTACTCATAGGCCAGGAAGGCCGGGGTATATCCACCATCATCGAAATGGCTACCTACACCCGTCTGGACTGCGCGCTGACCAGTGCGGGCTTTATGCGTCAGGCCCTGGTGCAGGCCCTGCACTACACGCGCAACCGCCATGCCTTCGGCCTGCCACTGGCCGAGCAGCCGGTGATGACCGGCCTGCTGGCCGATATGGCATTGGAATCCGAAGCCGCCACCTGGCTGGCCATGGATCTGGCCGCACGCTTTGGCTCCGAAGACCCGCTGGATCAGGCCTGGCGCCGCATCGTCACGCCTGCAGCCAAGTTCTGGAACTGCAAGCGCGCCGTGGGCTATACCGGCGAAGCCATGGAAGTCTTCGGCGGCAACGGCTATGTGGAGACCGGCCCCATGGGGCGCTTGTTCCGCGAGGCCCCCGTCAACTCCATCTGGGAAGGTTCGGGCAACGTCATGTGCCTGGATGTGCTGCGCGCCATTGCCCGCAACCCCGACGACGCCCATCTGCTGCTGGACCATCTGCAGCAAGCGGGTGCAGAGGAAGCCGTGCTGCGCACGCAGGTGGACAAGCTGCGCCAGGCCATCATGCTGGCGCCTCAGGATCTGGAGCGCGAAGCGCGCCGCTTCACCCAGCGCCTGGCCATCACGGTGCAGGCCACGCTGATGCTGCAGCATGCAAGCAGCGACAGCGCTGCGGCCTTTCTCGGCAGTCGCTTCGACCCGGACTGGGGCCCGGTGGCCGGTGTTGCCTGCGGCAGCAGCGACCCGGCCGCCCTGCTGCGCAATGCCTGGACTGGTTGAGGAGGACGCCAGCCATGATGAATTTCATTTCCCTGCTCGACCAGCAGGCACGTACGCGCCCCGAAAAACTGGCGCTGCGCGCTGACGGCCAGGACTGGAGCTATGCCGCACTGGCCGAGGCCAGCCGCCGCGCCGCCACCGTGCTGCAGGCGCAAGGCCTGCGCCAGGGCGACAGGGTCGGCCTGCTGTGCTTGAACACCCCGGGCTTTGTGTTCGCGCTATTCGGCGCCTGGCGGCTGGGTGCCGCCGTCGTGCCCATCAACCACAAGCTGCAGGCCCCGGAAGTCGCCTACATACTGCGCCACTGCGGCTCACGGCTGTGCATCGTGGATGGAACGCGCGCAGCGTTGATCGCAGCGGTCCAGGCCGAACTGCAGCCGGCGGCAGAACTGCGGTGGCTGAGCACGGCTTCTGCCGCCGAAGGCCTGGGCTTCTTCGATGAGTTGCTGGCGCAGGCCCCCCCCTGCGGCGACCAGCATGGCCATCCGGCACCGGACGCGCTGGCCGAAATCCTCTATACCTCTGGCACCACGGGCCAGCCCAAGGGCTGCCTGCACAGCCATGCCAATGTCTTTCACGCAGCCCTGTGCACGGCCGCCGCCACCTCGCTGTCACCCATGGAGCGCACGCTGATCGCCATGCCGATCTGGCACTCGTCGCCGCTGAACAACTGGTTTTTGGGCACCTTGCTCATGGGCGGCACCGCCGTGCTGATGCGCGAATACGCTCCCAGGGAGTTTCTGCAGACGCTGGAGCGCGAGCGCATCAGCTTCACTTTCGGCGCGCCGATTGCCTTTCTGGCCCCGCTTGCCGTGGTGCCGGATGTGGCCAGCTACGACTTCAGCGCCATTCGCCTATGGACCTATGGCGGCGGCCCGCTGGGCGCGGAGATGGTTCGCAAGCTGGCCCAGGCCTATCGCAGCGACCGCTTCATGCAGGTCTATGGCATGACCGAATCCGGCCCGCTGGGCAGCATGCTCTATCCAGAAGAAGCCTTGACCAAACCAGGCTCCATCGGCCGCAGTGCCATACCCGGCGTGGAACTGGAACTGCGCCGCCAGGATGGCAGCCCGTGCGGCCCCGGCGAGGTGGGCGAGATCTGCCTGCGCTCCGCCGCCATGATGCAGGGCTATCTGAACAGCCCCGAGGCCACGGCCGCCGTGCTGGACGAGCAGGGCTGGTATCGCAGCGGCGATCTGGCGCGCAGGGACGAGGACGGCTATCTCTATATCGTGGACAGGCTCAAGGACATGATTGTTACGGGTGGCGAAAACGTCTATTCCAAGGAGGTGGAAGACGTGCTCTGCACCCACCCCGACGTGCAGGACGTTGCTGTCATCGGCCGGCCCCATCCCGAATGGGGCGAGACCGTGGTGGCCGTGCTGACCCTGAAGACCGGCAAGTTGCTGGACCAGGAGACCCTGCGCGAGTTCATGGCCCCGCAGCTGGCGCGCTACAAGATTCCGCGCCTCTTCGAGTTCCGTGACACACTGCCGCGCACCGCTACCGGCAAGCTGCTCAAGCATATGCTGCGGGGCAGTGCAAGCAGCCATTGAGCGCGAAGGCACTGTCGCAAGATGGCTCTCGGGCAGATTCGGCGCTGCAAGTCCTGGCCATGCGGCGCTTTCCGTTCGGGCCGACGATCCTGGCACCGCGCCCGGGTAACACGGATGACATGGATGGGTCTTTGCAATCCGCTATAAGCATTGGTATGCAACTGAACCATGACCTGCTGACGGAGCGCCCCGCGCGCCAAGTCTCCCTTTCGGGAGCCTCCAACTTCCGTGATCTGGGCGGATATCAGGGCCTGGACGGCCGCCGCCTGCAATGGGGCAAGCTGTACCGCTCCGCGCATCTGGCGCACCTGACACAGCAAGACCTGGACCAGCTGCAAAAGCTGGGCATACACCGCAGCGCAGACTTTCGCGGCGAAGGCGAAAGTGCGCATCTCTCCTATGCCTGGCCTCTGATCGAGCGCCATGCCCTGGTGGTCGAGCCCACCGTGGTGCAGCGCGCCCAATCCCTGATGGAGCAGGGTCGCCACCTCAGCAGCCGCGATACCGAGGAGCTGATGCACGACACCTACCGCAGCTTTGTGAACGTGTACGGCAATCGCTTTGCGCAGTTCCTCGCACTGCTGCAGCTCAGCGATGCACCGCTGGTCTTTCACTGCACGGCCGGCAAGGACCGCACGGGCTGGGCTGCGGCCCTGCTGCTGACGGCGCTCGGCGTGGACGAGGAGCAGATCATGGAGGACTATCTGCTGACCAATCAGTACTTCGTACGCCCGACCCAGATGTATGGCCAGCTGTCCGAAGAGGCGCTGGATGCGCTGTGGCGCGTGCAGCCGTCCTATCTGATGGCCTCGGTCGACGTGGTGCGCGCCCAGCATGGCAGCGTGGACCGCTATCTGAGCCAGGTGCTGGGTGTGGATGGCACCGCGCGCGAGCGGCTGGCCGAGCTGTATCTGGAGACCTGATCAACTTTGATAGCTTTAAACGCTTACCCCGTTTAGGCTAAACCCATTTTCAGGCAAAACAAGCTGTTACGGCGGGGTATCTCCAGCCCGCTACCATGGGGCTACGAGCCGCAATGGATGCGGACAAGGAAATGCAGATGCGCAAATGGCTCTCCCTGGCCGCAGCAGCCGCCACGCTGGTGCTGACGGCCTGCTCCGGCACCATGCCGGCCTCCTCCAGTTCCAGCAGCTCCGGCGGCGTGGAAATCTTCGGCACGGTGGACGCAGGCGTCAGCCGTACCTGGTAAGCCCCGCCGCAAGGCACAAAAAAGCCCGCCGTGCTCCATGCACGGCGGGCTCTTGTTTTTGCCGCGCGCTTAACGGCTGACGTTGGCGTCGGCCACGGTCAACGCCGTCATGTTCACGATACGGCGCACCGTGGTGCTGGGCGTCAGCACATGCACGGGCTTGGCCGCACCCAGCAGCACCGGGCCCACGGCAATGCCGCCGCCGGCCGCCTGCTTGAGCAGGTTGTAGCTGATGTTGGCGGCGTCGATATTGGGCGAGACCAGCAGGTTGGCATCACCCAGCAGCGTGCTGTTGGGCATGAGCTTGGCGCGGGCCTTGCCGTCCAGAGCCACATCGCCGTGCATTTCGCCATCCACTTCCAGCCAGGGTGCCTGCTCGCGCAGCAGCTCCAGGGTCTGGCGCATCTTGACGGCGCTAGGCTGGTTGCTGGAGCCGAAGTTGGAGTGGCTCAGCAGCGCAGCCTTGGGCTTGATGCCGAAGCGCATCATTTCCTCGGCGGCCATGATGGTGATCTCGGCCAACTGCTCGGCCGTGGGGTCGTAGTTGACGTGGGTGTCGACCAGGAATACCTGGCGCTCGGGCAGCAGCAGACCGTTCATGCAGGCATAGGTGGTCACGCCGCTGCGCTTGCCGATGACCTGATCGATGTAGTTCAGGTGCACATTGGTGTTGTTCCAGGTGCCGCAGATCAGGCCGTCGACCTCGCCCTTGTGCAGCAGCATGGAGCCGATCAGCGTCAGGCGGCGGCGCATTTCGATCTTGGCGATGGGCGCGGTGATGCCCTTGCGCTCCGTCATGCGGTGATAGCTCTGCCAGAAGTCGCGGTAGCGCTCGTCATGCTCGACGTTGACCACGTCGTAGTCGGCGCCTTCCTTCATGCGCAGGCCGAACTTCTCGATGCGCTGGGCAATGATGGCGGGGCGGCCGATCAGCGTCGGGCGCGCAATGCGCTCGTCCACCACGATCTGGGCCGCGCGCAGGATGCGCTCTTCCTCGCCCTCGGCATAGGCCACGCGCTTCTTGGAGGCCTTCTTGGCGGCATGCACGATGGGCTTCATCATGGTGCCGGAGGCGTAGACGAAGGTCTTCAGATGCTCGCGGTAGGCATCCATGTCCTGGATGGGGCGCTTGGCCACGCCGGCTTCGGCCGCAGCCTGGGCCACGGCAGGCGCCACAACCAGCATCAGGCGCGGATCGAAGGGCTTGGGAATCAGGTACTCGGGGCCGAAGCTCAGCACCTCGCCCACATAGGCGGCTGCCACTTCCTCGGACTGCTCGGCCTGGGCCAGCGCGGCAATCGCGTGCACGCAGGCGATCTCCATCGAGGTGGTGATGGTGGTCGCGCCGCAGTCCAGCGCACCACGGAAGATATAGGGGAAGCACAGGACGTTGTTGACCTGGTTGGGGTAGTCCGTGCGGCCCGTGGCGATGATGGCGTCGTCGCGCACCGCCTTCACATCTTCGGGAATGATTTCCGGGTTGGGGTTGGCCAGCGCGAAGATGATGGGCCTGGCCGCCATCTTCCTGACCATGTCCTGCTTGAGCACATTGCCGGCAGACAGGCCCAGGAAGGCGTCAGCGCCCTCGATCACCTCGCCCAGCGTGCGCAGCTCGGTCTTCTGGGCAAACAGCGCCTTGTCCGGGTCCATCAGCTCGGTGCGGCCCTCGTAGACCACGCCGGCGATATCGGTCACGAACACGTTCTCGCGCTTCAGACCCACTTCCAGCAGCAGGTTCAGGCAGGCCAGCGCCGCGGCGCCGGCACCCGACGCCACCAGCTTGACCTCTTCGATCTTCTTGCCGGCAACCTTGAGCGCATTGACCATGGCCGCTGCCACGGTGATGGCCGTGCCGTGCTGGTCGTCGTGGAAGACGGGAATGTTCATGCGCTTGCGCAGCTCGCGCTCCACGAAGAAGCACTCGGGCGCCTTGATGTCTTCGAGATTGATGGCGCCGAAGGTGGGCTCCAGCGCAGCAATCACGTCGACCAGCTTTTGCGGGTCCTTCTCGTCGATTTCGATATCGAACACATCGACGCCGGCGAACTTCTTGAACAGCACGCCCTTGCCCTCCATCACGGGCTTGGAGGCCAGCGCGCCGATGTCGCCCAGGCCCAGCACCGCCGTGCCGTTGGAGATCACGC
This DNA window, taken from Comamonas testosteroni TK102, encodes the following:
- a CDS encoding branched-chain amino acid ABC transporter substrate-binding protein, whose protein sequence is MPPLTPICLAAVALVCISAAHAQPATVVKIASLDAMSGPMAGLGLNVLKSFQYSAKLANEQGWAGAVRFEIVPFDNRLSAQEALSQLNSIIGQNIHYVVQGASSSAVGLALQEAIEKHNSRNPGKEIIYLNYAAQAPQMTNAKCSYWHFRTDANSDMKVAALTSYLAGQKQVKQVFLLNPNYAYGQEVSRAARSMLEAKRPDLKIVGDDFHPLGQVKDYSPYIAKIKQSGADAVITADFGADLALIVRAAREAGLDTDFYTLNGNNFGVPSAMGAAGQGRVKLVSAFSPNSQPLVGDSLLPGFKRQFNEDFINGLGHNALLMLAQGIREAKSVEPAAVAARMSGMRFDGINGPVEMRKSDHQAQQPIHVLSWEQVDGRAVVHDQEGTGLGWKPVSTVSARAAALDTSCKMRRPS
- a CDS encoding class I adenylate-forming enzyme family protein, producing MMNFISLLDQQARTRPEKLALRADGQDWSYAALAEASRRAATVLQAQGLRQGDRVGLLCLNTPGFVFALFGAWRLGAAVVPINHKLQAPEVAYILRHCGSRLCIVDGTRAALIAAVQAELQPAAELRWLSTASAAEGLGFFDELLAQAPPCGDQHGHPAPDALAEILYTSGTTGQPKGCLHSHANVFHAALCTAAATSLSPMERTLIAMPIWHSSPLNNWFLGTLLMGGTAVLMREYAPREFLQTLERERISFTFGAPIAFLAPLAVVPDVASYDFSAIRLWTYGGGPLGAEMVRKLAQAYRSDRFMQVYGMTESGPLGSMLYPEEALTKPGSIGRSAIPGVELELRRQDGSPCGPGEVGEICLRSAAMMQGYLNSPEATAAVLDEQGWYRSGDLARRDEDGYLYIVDRLKDMIVTGGENVYSKEVEDVLCTHPDVQDVAVIGRPHPEWGETVVAVLTLKTGKLLDQETLREFMAPQLARYKIPRLFEFRDTLPRTATGKLLKHMLRGSASSH
- a CDS encoding tyrosine-protein phosphatase; the protein is MQLNHDLLTERPARQVSLSGASNFRDLGGYQGLDGRRLQWGKLYRSAHLAHLTQQDLDQLQKLGIHRSADFRGEGESAHLSYAWPLIERHALVVEPTVVQRAQSLMEQGRHLSSRDTEELMHDTYRSFVNVYGNRFAQFLALLQLSDAPLVFHCTAGKDRTGWAAALLLTALGVDEEQIMEDYLLTNQYFVRPTQMYGQLSEEALDALWRVQPSYLMASVDVVRAQHGSVDRYLSQVLGVDGTARERLAELYLET
- a CDS encoding TetR/AcrR family transcriptional regulator, yielding MASRKPHTPSSATAGRRRPLQSRARHTFQALQDAFVRLLLERSYAQITVREIVLVAGTGLGSFYEYFSGKEDLAKVCLHLRSKSLLLGIRGVTSSHAGQPLMQIAEAVVESQLQAHRERADEWGAHYLLERHYSTSQAYRKMFERFVDAWAAAIEQAADLPPDYPVRDAARVSQCILYGLLNHSYLATDSVPDLDLLRQRANTAISGYLNALRCAA
- a CDS encoding acyl-CoA dehydrogenase family protein; amino-acid sequence: MTGIHPHNQAPELKDYNVFTSDPVLQRAVARGGAQWREPELQRQGAEYGAEATLRAAEDANHFEPELHTHSPTGDRIDQVRFHPAWHQMMTIARRNGICNLPFTDARQTAWPAYGASLFMHSQIESGSGCPTTMTKASIPLVRLNPQLHAVLGPLLASTDYDARDIPAEGKRSITVGMGMTERQGGSDVRSNTTRAVALNPSGSLGPWGEEYLITGHKWFFSAPMCDGHLVLAKTEERGPTCFFVPRWRPDGRKNAIHIQRLKDKVGNRSNSSSEVEFDNAWGVLIGQEGRGISTIIEMATYTRLDCALTSAGFMRQALVQALHYTRNRHAFGLPLAEQPVMTGLLADMALESEAATWLAMDLAARFGSEDPLDQAWRRIVTPAAKFWNCKRAVGYTGEAMEVFGGNGYVETGPMGRLFREAPVNSIWEGSGNVMCLDVLRAIARNPDDAHLLLDHLQQAGAEEAVLRTQVDKLRQAIMLAPQDLEREARRFTQRLAITVQATLMLQHASSDSAAAFLGSRFDPDWGPVAGVACGSSDPAALLRNAWTG
- a CDS encoding DNA topoisomerase III, with protein sequence MTKTLVIAEKPSVAQDIVRALTPVAGKFEKHDDYFESDSYVVTSAVGHLVEIQAPEEFDVKRGKWSFANLPVIPPRFDLKPVDKTKTRLNAVVKQAKRKDVTELINACDAGREGELIFRLIEQYAGGAKGGLGKPVKRLWLQSMTPQAIRDGFNNLRSDAQMQGLASAARSRSEADWLVGINGTRAMTAFNSRDGGFFLTTVGRVQTPTLSLVVEREEKIRQFVSRDYWEVHGTFDAQAGQYLGKWFNPQWKKSDDAEAKADRLWNKAEAEAIAAAVQGKPATVTEESKPTTQASPLLFDLTSLQREANGKFGFSAKTTLALAQSLYERHKALTYPRTDSRALPEDYLPVARQTFDMLATSGMRHLAPFAQQAINDNYIRPTKRVFDNSKVSDHFAIIPTTQAPSGLSEAEQKLYDLVVRRFMAVFFPSAEYQVTTRISKVEQHSFKTEGKVLVKPGWLAIYGKEAANEVEDAKEGDKGQPLVAVKPGEQPRTHHADVKGLKTKPPARYSEATLLGAMESAGKQIDDDELREAMQEKGLGTPATRAAIIEGLLTEKYMLREGRELIPTAKAFQLMTLLRGLEVEELCRADLTGEWEFKLSQMEKGQLSREAFMQQIQAMTEKLVKKAKEYDRDTIPGDYATLSTPCPNCGGVVKENYRRYACTGANGASEGCGFSFTKSPAGRTFETAEAEQLLRERRIGPLEGFRSKAGWPFVAEVAIVRDEENSNFKLEFDFGDDKDSEDTGEIVDFAHQQSLGPCPKCGSPVFEHGANYVCSKAVPTLAQTTPSCDFKSGQIILQQPIEREQMSKLLQTGKTDLLEKFVSNRTRRNFKAFLVWDGAAGKVNFEFEQRESKYPARKTAGAAAAKTTTAAAKKTGTAAKKTAAKTATRATTKTAAVKKPRTVSATLKPSADLAAVIGSEPTSRPDVIKKLWDYIKANGLQDAKDKRAINADAKLKPVFGKEQISMFELAGIVGKHVS
- a CDS encoding SET domain-containing protein, with product MPRTSLASSTGRRIQTRRSGVHGKGVFAAQDIAQGEALIEYVGEVIDWQEAQDRHPHDPSQPNHTFYFQVDDERVIDATHKGNSSRWINHSCDPNCYTDEIDGRIYIIALRNIAAGEELNYDYGLMVEERYTAKLKAEYACYCGAANCRGTMLAPKRGWKPPMPHGTP